A region of the Mytilus trossulus isolate FHL-02 chromosome 11, PNRI_Mtr1.1.1.hap1, whole genome shotgun sequence genome:
tgttgaaaactcaagattgtcatcagtttcctttaatcttcaatctatatgcataaacatgataaatatcgttaaatgagacaatacactaaataaaatgatgaaaaatattcacattttaattatgttttcctcttgtttgatttcagttcttaatttgtatttcacaatttgtgtatgaattttctggacaattatgcacaaataatgcattttgcaagttaattatatattgtacaaaaatggtttaaaaacaaataaaaagacaaaatatacttcctgtgatatcttataaaatagcatgtaaataaatgtagcaactgaattagatttacaagtttcattcccccccccccccccctatcaaaattaactttcctgtcgttgaaattgttttcttttgaatattttttgaatatttatttcgaataagtaatataaataaacaaatgttttcttgtcgcttaatagtttcttgttgctaatattatttttcttgtcgcttcttgacgctttttgtctctacaattctttttgtctctaattagtgagaccacgcatggacattaatacataaacaaaccgcgacttgcgatttggaacaagaacgtttattaaatgatatgatgaatggttctccatttctttatgagagtacagtatcaaatatcagtttcataacggtaaaatatagaaatactccacttcagttcttgtgacagaaatagaattatcgatcggctttcagagaactctcgcaagttatcaaaatttgggaattccctctgacgtgtttctaaatttataaaaacactaaatataaatactgtataattctgattttccgtattgttaaaaacacgtatataagtcaaggaaaatatcatacatgaagattatgagtaaaacattacaggaaagttgtttatgttcaattgttttgcttgtttttaccttttaacgcaagacaatcataagaatctgagatgttgccgaatgtttagaataaaacgagTGACGTGAGGGAGTGTGTCATAGGGTCAatggtaaaagtctacagattgcttgacagcaatcgtatcccaaaaatGTGCAAACAATAAAGGCATTAAGGtctttgttgaaatatttgtttgtttgtatagtgattaagatgataacataATGTTAAGTCCTACATTGATTATTCGTtcaatgtgtttgagcttttgactttgccatttgattaaggactactgctttgaattttttttcagagtTCAGTAACTTTGTGATTTTACTCTGTACTgctattttacatttataactattttatatctgttttttgTTCCGCATTTTATtggactgtcatacaagtgttAGATTAAGCTTGATATACAACCAGTTTTTATCCACGATCTTATATATAtggaaatgcctgtactaagtcacaAACGTGACAGTTGATTTTCAGTTGATTTTCAGTGGAtagatatgtttgagcttttgattttgccattccGACAGGGAATTTCCAATTTTAATTTACCTTAGAGTTGTACGATTTTCTaaaggggggttcgttggactcacaaacttgactttaacagtcacaattcgaacagaacattgactttaacagtgcttatttgttttcaagggtgTGTGTCCGAACTCCCTGAACCCCCCTGGCTACAGGTATGGTATCTATAGGCAAACATTGTGTCTAACCTTCACCTTATGTTATAAGGTAAAGTGTTATCTTGACATTTATCAGCAAAATAaggaaatatgtaaaaaaaaaaaaacaactccCCCGCATAttaatgtaaattcagaaaaatattgaaatatttttattattgcaaaaaaatgtgAAAGGGTTATTATTGCAATAACTTGAACAGgcatttgaaatttttggatatgaataaaacaggatttttctcaatattgcaaaaattaatGAGTTTACAGTATTTCTTGATCTTTCACGGTCATAAAGGTCACATGACACTCAAAAAAGgtttatcaaacatgtcaaagtTATTTGTAGTCTAAAATTAGTTTACCCTTGACTGCATCTAAACAAATAAGTCTAtcagtaaaataagaaaaaatcaaaatatgcaatattgGATAGAAAACCATCCATAAGCTACTATGCACCATAACActgataacaaataaaaatataatagacTAACAAAATTTAGTCTATGACAATTGgaataaaagaattaaatgtgacaaaaaatgttcaaaatgagTGATTACCACACAAAGTAatccaatgacaatgtaaatttaaaaaataatattcaattcTTATTATAAGAAGAGGTGGTATCAGTGCAgatgacacaactctccattcacgtcataatttgttaaagtaaataaactcatcatagataccaggactaaattcaGTATACGCCAGATGTGcatttcgtttacaaaagactcatcagtgacgctcgaatccaaaaaagttaaaaaggccaaataaagtacgaagttgaaaagcattgaggaccaaaattcctaaaagtgttgccaaaaacagttaaggtaatctatgcctgaggttgaacagccttagtatttcaaaaaattcaaaaatttgtaaacagtaaatttataaacataacaATATCCCATTATAGGTCACATGTTTGTTATAGTACAGGTATCTCCCAGCAATACCATTGATATCAAGAATTTTAAAATCAGGAATGTAAAATCTTAACAGTCAACATATGGTCTTCTACCAGAAATATGccattaccatgattacaatGTATCTGTGTTTTAATCACAAGtctagaaaataatgaaatcgCTACACGAAGAGGCAGTTTTAACCTTTCCCCAAAAAAGGTAAAGTTTAGAAGTAAAagatgatttaaattttaactacCTGATATTTGAAATGATGCTTTTGTACAGTGAATAAACCAGGCATACTCCTGAATAAGgatgaaatataaattgtattgtaCAAATGTTTACAGTTAAAACCTTTTTTAAAGGTGTACATACatgttgacataaatatgtgataaatagaccAGGTATACTTCTGAATTAGgatgaaatataaattgtattgtacaaatgtttacatttaaaacctttttttaaggTGTACATAAATGTTGACATAAATAAACCAGGTATACTTCTGAATAAGGATAAAATATACATTGTTTGTacacattttaacatttaaaacattttcttaaagtggtaccaaacaccttgACCAAAATTAATTGAAcccatttaattttcataaaactttcataaaatatcCACTTTGACCCTTTCCAAAAAACTTGAAAGGCACATTTTATTGAACAATGAACTTTACTATAAATGGGGTGAtataaatttatagaaaaaagtgctattttaaatacattgtgtTAAATGAAAATACTGAGAGAACCCTGTGACTTTTTGGTCCTTAATACAGATAACGATATATTGTGGATTCTTGTATTTTCTTAAGTACCAATTATATCCTTGATTAAGGATATCTTAAATGTTAAAGGAATAGTGAATACTTAATTGTTTGCCAGAGGCTGTTAAgccataaataaaatttacattcTTGGTTCTGACACTTGTACCCATCAAATCCACCAAATTGGTATCCAACTAAAAATAACTAATCCACAATATCTTTACTTTACATAATAAATGCATAACAcagacaaaatatataaatatcaacaacATCTTCCTTTTTTCTCTGGTGTCATTGCTGTACTTTCCCCCAAGTCTACCGTCccacgatttttatttttcatttttatacgtTCTACATCTGACAATGGCAGGCAATgtccaaaaatatattcaaacaccTCGTCCACATTTATTCCTTTAAGACTAGAGGTTTCGAAATATGGATCGTGTTTTAATTTGGCGTACTCAATATTAGGATTTATCTCCCTTGCATATTGTCTGGCTTCGTCAACTGTTACCTTACGTTTACTAGGTTCTAGTAAGTCTAATTTAGTTCCTACGATAACTTTCAAACAATTATCTTCTGTTGCTTGATCAACAAGGGGCACAAATCTggatctgaaaaaaataaaaaataaaaaaaatgttgcccgagtactgtggattcgttttttttcgtgggtaccaattttcatggataaaAGAGTTgtatgttcgtggatatttaatttcgtgttCTGTTCGGGTCTGCATACAAGCTTTtagaaaaattgtcatttggtTGAACATTAAATTTTGTGGTTTATCTGTACCCCAGTTTAGATAATTTAAACAGAAAAGATCTTTTTTCATGGATCATGATTAATGAAGATAGTagatttttatctattttatgttCATACCTCGATAAAGGCCTGCAActtaaaaaatcagaaaattagtTAACTGAAATACTCtaaaagatatcaaaattatctccccttgaccACTGATCCTTTCTTCATgcatttgaattattattttatgtttctttaatcACTCTGTAATGTTTAAATCATGTTGTaataaagaaccttagtgagcacgctctCATACCCCAcatccccacattgtcattagagaaattaaataagtgtaagaaaaaaaaattgtataagaaaaattaatttcctgccaatatgcacatctaaatagtatgtccttatatacaaaatttcattctgttgtgtggtttcagagaagttgagatgacaaactgttgcagaagtacattgaagcaaataagttcaaaggggcgtaactcctagaaaaaaatttgaatcgAAATTTcacgtcgatatgcacaactacatagtatgtccttattatctgaaaaagtttcatgaaattctgttgtgtggtttgagaggagttgcgatgacagactgttgcagtagtacataaaagtaaataagttcaaaggggcgcaactcctagaaaaaaaattgaattgcaatttcccgtcgatatgcacaactacagagtatgtccttattatctgaaaagatttggtgaaattctgttgtgtggtttgagaggagttgcgatgacaagaaacaggactgacggacagacgggtcaaaaacattataccctccgcaactcgttgcgtggggtataattaATGTTATGCTCTTAACGGGCCctttattttggaaaaaaaaaaaaaatattgtattgtattgtaccAAAAGAATCCACGAAAATAGGTATCCAATGAATGCTaaagaatccacagtattccTAATCAATTTCTGTGtgtcattttaacaattaaatgaaaaaaaaaattaccttgTTTGCTGTTTAAATGTTTACCCGAGGTTACCAAAACATTGATATTTTCTAGaggaatcattttttttaaatcaatatttgcCATGAAAGAATGACACCATGAACACTGAACAAAAcctatatttcattaaattttttatttaataaagaaaaaaattaaggcCATCTTTTTCGATTGACAGTTTTCCCTTTCACAGGGTTACTTTTTTTGTCCTAAAAATGATATGAAGAAGGCTAACTACCAAATTTCTAatcaaatactgtaaaccaacttatttttcaagattgattttgttttcacGATTTCCGTGAGtagaaaaatatcacaaaaataaattgttgcGAATATGCCAAACTCTGATCTTTCCTCATTTAACTACACCAAGTAAATTGGAAAACACGAAACTAAATAGACGGGAAATAGACAAGAAAGGATCAAACTCTTAATAAAGTATCAgggaaaataagttggtttacagtaagtACCCTGTTATAGAAATGTACCTTATCACACCACAGGTATAgatcattgtttttaaaaatgcttTCAGGTTTGACTGCTTtgtcactatatatataagtaGTGTAAGCAATACATGATTAAGTTTCTAAAATCTGATAGGTGAAAAAAGATTGTTAGGGCAGAGAAAAGGCAGAAATTGTTGTATAAAAGTATTTGCATAAATGATTAAAGATCATATtcatgcaaaataaataaataagttattttatgCATATATGTCTCAAATATTATTTGACAAAACAACACGAAAATTTACTCATTATGATTTTAAgactttgtacatgtatttgtatagATACTCACTTTAGAGTTTCAAAGGTGTTTTCAATACATAAGTCAAATGCCAGGATAGCTGCCCCAGCATTTCTACAATAAAATGATGATAGCCCAGAGAATCTCTCATCTCCAGCAGTGTCCTACaaaacaagggtaaaactatgaAAACTATGTGGCAATTTAGGTCAAATGAATTTAACGTgaataaaacatatgaaaactTTCACATGAATTCAgcgtgaatttcacatgaaaatagaattatttaaataaaataaagatttccATGGAATATATATGAAACATATAATACAAGGCAATAGAGGttgacaaaacttttgatttttggttATATTCTTTTAACTTAAGAcagcatttatattttttaacgtGAAATGTTGTACGTGAGATGTTTTAGGTGAAATACAAGTGAAATAATTTCACATGACAATTGAACGTGTAATTCACTTGAAATTAATGTTAAATGAGATTCACGTAAAATTCATGTGAGCAAAATTtagctgtttattttttaattcatcttGAAATCGAAAGATATCATATGATTATGATTAATACAGGCAgtaattaatcatgttaattgaattgtttcatatttcttaTGTAGCCACCTTTTATAGCAGACTTTACAGTATGAcgttgttga
Encoded here:
- the LOC134691391 gene encoding ras-related protein Rab-20-like; this translates as MATPEIKKKADLKVIILGEYSVGKTCFVNRYIEGKFGKTEATIGAAFFLKQWGPYNVAVWDTAGDERFSGLSSFYCRNAGAAILAFDLCIENTFETLKSRFVPLVDQATEDNCLKVIVGTKLDLLEPSKRKVTVDEARQYAREINPNIEYAKLKHDPYFETSSLKGINVDEVFEYIFGHCLPLSDVERIKMKNKNRGTVDLGESTAMTPEKKGRCC